One Halobacteriovorax sp. GB3 genomic window carries:
- a CDS encoding flagellar hook-basal body protein yields the protein MKDLWVPLSGAIAQQRKVETIANNVANANTPGFKRDQVTFKEYMTALNKGVEDIDLPNKEWAPQDFYRSYGAENAQVEVDASYTIFEQGQMRPTKNPLDIALFGNGFIEVLTPNGIRYTRRGMLSLENDGTLVTDKGHKVLMRSEIPANATDEQLQALPKPEDRVIKIPNGQVSINLQGEVFSNDLKVGHLTVREFHDQQALRKEGSSLYINKDLSNIKTTPLKTAIHQGYVEESNVNAIHEMSELIKAHRHFESIQNVIKTYDNISSKGVNEISKF from the coding sequence TTGAAGGATTTATGGGTCCCTCTTTCTGGCGCGATTGCTCAACAAAGGAAGGTTGAAACAATTGCTAACAACGTGGCTAACGCCAATACACCAGGTTTTAAAAGAGACCAAGTTACATTTAAAGAATATATGACAGCACTAAATAAAGGTGTTGAGGACATTGATCTACCTAATAAAGAATGGGCTCCTCAAGATTTTTATCGAAGCTACGGAGCAGAGAATGCACAAGTTGAAGTCGATGCTTCCTACACTATTTTCGAACAAGGACAGATGCGTCCGACTAAAAACCCCCTAGACATTGCTCTATTTGGAAACGGCTTCATTGAAGTTCTAACTCCCAATGGTATTCGCTATACAAGAAGAGGAATGCTTTCACTCGAAAACGATGGGACACTTGTAACAGATAAAGGTCACAAAGTTCTCATGAGAAGTGAGATTCCAGCAAATGCCACTGATGAACAACTCCAAGCGCTCCCTAAACCCGAAGATCGAGTTATTAAAATACCTAATGGACAAGTAAGTATTAATCTTCAAGGGGAAGTTTTCTCTAATGATCTTAAAGTTGGTCATTTAACTGTTCGTGAGTTTCATGATCAGCAGGCCCTAAGAAAAGAAGGAAGCTCACTTTATATCAATAAAGATTTATCAAATATTAAAACGACACCTTTAAAGACAGCTATTCATCAGGGTTATGTTGAAGAGTCTAACGTAAATGCAATTCATGAAATGAGTGAATTGATAAAGGCCCATAGACATTTTGAAAGTATTCAAAACGTTATTAAAACTTACGACAACATCTCTAGTAAGGGTGTTAATGAAATTTCAAAGTTCTAG
- a CDS encoding exodeoxyribonuclease VII small subunit, protein MAKSEKSFEQSLKDLEEVVGKLESGELSLEESLKAFESGVNLYKGCKDKLDKAEKKLSVLSESLKEEELD, encoded by the coding sequence ATGGCAAAGTCAGAAAAAAGTTTTGAGCAATCACTCAAGGACTTAGAAGAGGTTGTCGGAAAACTTGAGTCAGGTGAGCTGTCTTTAGAAGAAAGTCTGAAGGCCTTTGAGTCAGGTGTAAATCTCTACAAAGGTTGCAAAGATAAATTAGATAAAGCAGAAAAGAAATTATCAGTTTTATCAGAAAGCTTAAAAGAGGAAGAACTAGATTAA
- a CDS encoding penicillin-binding protein 1A: MKKILLRLFVGSFALGICGLLSVIMLFVYFSFGLPKITSLDDYKPALPSKILSKDGVVLAELGKEKREIVPFKDIPQHVVNAFLAAEDDGFYEHEGVDYLGIMRAMVANLKAGRVVQGGSTITQQVAKSLLLTSERSISRKIKDFLLAQKIEKKLSKEDILFLYLNQMYFGGGYYGVKAAFQGYFGKELSEATHAEAAIVAGLLVAPGRYSPYLKPKFAKKRQRYVLGRLLTTGKISQEEYETAINEKIKFRLRKESGFKAGYFTDWIRQRVVNKIGEEEFLTGGYTVQTTLDYDLQKKAEDETLEGAKAIDKRQGFKGPIGSQNIDTIVDEYVVPMRKEAYKDKSLFFTLNDELTRDYEIAFDQEEIERIKMHREEFRNEIKSKNYLAGNLKDDKFLSTIEENDSLEAVVVHIDDAGRVVYINIGGLIGIMPYRYFRWAHERNITEERQYYPYVTRPSTILKVGDKVLVQVKDKSVGLDHHLWSSRKTILDNSKDKNLVYKQRYLLCLLDQVPDAQAALVSIKPDSGELVSMVGGVDFSKSQFNRAIQSRRQPGSSFKPLLFAAGLENGYLPNSIIIDSPEALGGVDATSINWKPRNYDGKFKGPMTFRNSLEKSRNIPTIKIADKLGVPTIFNFMERIGFNAKLDPDLSLSLGSFGVTLMDIVKTFGIFPNGGKLIKVKSIVSLTDRDGRQYDAIADLNSDEDQKPTEEITATDEKVESESETAQEKTTEEVEVERNPFQENLDGTQVYDKRLAYIMTNLLKGVVNYGTGRGAKSVSTFLGGKTGTTNNYVDAWFLGFSADLVTGVWTGFDDNKTLGWAETGAKSALPIWKEFMAKAKEKYGERDFSVPLGIVNIPINKETGKLAKTGEKDYFLEAFVEGFEPGDENSDEIVGDQNGQLLEDDEYFNNQ; this comes from the coding sequence ATGAAGAAGATTTTATTGAGACTTTTTGTAGGAAGCTTTGCTTTAGGTATATGTGGGCTTCTTTCGGTGATAATGCTTTTTGTGTACTTCTCATTTGGACTACCAAAAATTACTTCTCTAGATGATTATAAACCAGCACTGCCTTCAAAGATTTTATCGAAAGACGGGGTCGTTCTAGCTGAGCTTGGTAAGGAGAAAAGAGAAATTGTCCCGTTTAAAGATATTCCTCAGCACGTTGTGAATGCTTTCTTAGCGGCTGAAGATGATGGATTCTATGAACATGAAGGAGTTGATTATCTCGGAATCATGAGAGCAATGGTCGCTAACTTAAAAGCAGGACGAGTTGTTCAGGGTGGTTCAACAATTACCCAGCAGGTTGCAAAGTCATTATTACTAACTAGTGAAAGATCTATTAGTCGTAAAATTAAGGACTTCTTACTGGCCCAGAAAATTGAAAAGAAATTAAGTAAAGAAGATATTCTCTTTCTCTATCTTAACCAGATGTATTTCGGTGGTGGATACTATGGTGTTAAGGCCGCCTTTCAAGGTTATTTTGGCAAAGAATTAAGTGAAGCAACACATGCTGAAGCTGCCATTGTCGCAGGTCTTCTTGTTGCTCCTGGGAGATATTCGCCTTACTTGAAGCCAAAATTTGCTAAGAAAAGACAACGCTATGTTTTAGGTCGTCTTCTAACGACAGGAAAAATCTCACAAGAAGAATATGAAACTGCTATCAATGAAAAAATCAAGTTTCGCTTGAGAAAGGAAAGTGGATTTAAAGCTGGTTATTTCACTGATTGGATTAGACAAAGAGTTGTGAATAAAATTGGTGAAGAAGAGTTTCTAACAGGTGGCTACACAGTTCAAACAACTCTTGATTACGATCTTCAGAAAAAAGCTGAAGACGAAACACTAGAAGGTGCAAAAGCGATCGATAAAAGACAGGGATTTAAAGGACCAATTGGTTCTCAAAATATTGATACGATCGTTGATGAATATGTCGTACCAATGAGAAAAGAAGCTTATAAAGATAAGTCACTCTTTTTCACTCTCAATGATGAGTTAACAAGAGATTATGAAATAGCATTTGATCAGGAAGAAATTGAAAGAATCAAAATGCATCGCGAAGAGTTTCGTAATGAAATTAAATCGAAGAACTATCTTGCAGGTAATTTAAAAGATGATAAATTTCTTTCAACGATTGAAGAAAATGATTCACTAGAGGCCGTAGTCGTTCATATCGATGATGCGGGAAGAGTTGTCTATATCAATATTGGTGGCTTGATTGGTATTATGCCTTATCGTTATTTTAGATGGGCCCATGAGAGAAATATTACAGAAGAGCGCCAATACTATCCGTACGTAACGAGACCAAGTACTATTTTAAAAGTTGGGGATAAGGTTTTAGTTCAAGTGAAAGATAAGTCAGTTGGTCTAGACCACCATTTGTGGTCATCACGAAAAACGATCTTAGATAATAGCAAAGATAAAAATTTAGTCTATAAGCAAAGGTATCTTCTCTGTCTTCTAGATCAAGTTCCAGATGCTCAAGCCGCACTTGTATCGATTAAACCAGATTCTGGTGAATTAGTATCGATGGTTGGTGGTGTTGACTTTTCTAAGTCACAATTTAACAGAGCGATACAATCGAGAAGACAGCCAGGTTCTTCTTTTAAACCACTTCTTTTTGCTGCTGGCCTAGAGAATGGATATCTTCCAAACTCTATTATCATTGATTCACCAGAGGCCCTTGGAGGTGTTGATGCAACAAGTATTAACTGGAAGCCAAGAAATTATGATGGAAAATTCAAGGGACCAATGACTTTTAGAAACTCTCTTGAGAAGAGTAGAAATATTCCAACGATTAAAATCGCTGACAAACTTGGTGTTCCAACAATTTTCAATTTTATGGAAAGAATTGGGTTTAATGCGAAATTAGATCCTGATTTGAGTTTATCTCTTGGGTCTTTCGGTGTGACTCTTATGGATATCGTTAAGACGTTTGGAATTTTTCCTAATGGCGGTAAATTAATCAAAGTTAAGTCCATTGTCTCACTTACAGATAGAGACGGAAGACAATATGATGCTATTGCAGATCTCAATAGTGATGAAGATCAAAAGCCTACTGAAGAGATTACCGCTACAGATGAAAAAGTTGAATCAGAAAGTGAAACGGCTCAAGAGAAAACAACTGAAGAGGTTGAAGTTGAGCGTAACCCTTTCCAAGAAAATTTAGACGGTACTCAGGTTTACGATAAGAGACTTGCTTATATCATGACCAATCTTTTAAAGGGTGTTGTGAATTACGGGACAGGACGTGGAGCTAAGAGTGTAAGTACATTCTTAGGGGGGAAAACGGGAACGACTAATAATTATGTCGATGCATGGTTTTTAGGTTTTTCTGCGGACCTTGTTACTGGTGTATGGACAGGTTTTGATGACAATAAAACTCTTGGCTGGGCCGAAACTGGAGCGAAGTCAGCTCTACCTATATGGAAAGAGTTTATGGCAAAAGCAAAGGAAAAATATGGAGAAAGAGATTTCTCTGTGCCTTTAGGGATTGTTAATATTCCTATCAATAAAGAAACTGGGAAGCTTGCAAAAACAGGGGAGAAGGATTACTTCCTTGAAGCTTTTGTTGAAGGATTCGAACCAGGTGATGAGAATTCCGATGAAATAGTAGGTGATCAAAATGGTCAGCTATTAGAAGATGACGAGTATTTTAATAATCAGTAG
- a CDS encoding TonB C-terminal domain-containing protein, translated as MNFNLNRKKKYIVIGILCSVALHIFVLVEDVSLDQFIQSVEKTEKKEKKIKIVFKKTEKSDKQIVNTSKSDHKIKPKDSKFLSHSNQTQDRQTVASQIGAFKEAGKGQKNALNKKKQEMAKKQAKKVKKKIAKKLKKKINFADLAFGKTPKKLKEVVSNKGIKHGKSGKTGFSAANDFVEEIPLGDMTKLNTVEYKYYGFYFRIKQKLEQHWGKSLKEKAHNIMRSNRRMPASENHITSLSIYIDQMGNIVEIIVRGTSGISELDNSAIESFNKAGPFPNPPKGLVKNGVAKIDWDFVVKS; from the coding sequence ATGAATTTTAATCTAAACAGAAAAAAGAAATACATCGTAATTGGAATTTTATGTTCCGTCGCACTCCATATTTTTGTTCTTGTAGAAGATGTTAGCCTAGATCAGTTCATTCAATCAGTAGAGAAAACAGAGAAGAAAGAAAAGAAGATTAAAATTGTTTTCAAGAAAACTGAAAAATCAGATAAGCAAATCGTTAATACATCAAAGTCTGATCATAAAATAAAACCAAAAGATTCAAAGTTCTTAAGTCACTCAAATCAAACACAAGACCGTCAAACGGTTGCGAGTCAGATCGGTGCATTTAAGGAAGCTGGAAAAGGTCAAAAAAATGCTCTTAACAAGAAAAAGCAAGAGATGGCCAAGAAGCAAGCGAAGAAAGTAAAAAAGAAGATTGCTAAGAAGCTCAAAAAGAAAATTAACTTTGCTGATCTAGCCTTTGGAAAAACTCCTAAAAAATTAAAAGAAGTTGTAAGCAATAAAGGAATTAAGCACGGTAAATCTGGTAAAACAGGTTTCTCTGCGGCCAATGACTTTGTTGAAGAAATTCCACTTGGGGATATGACTAAACTTAATACTGTCGAGTACAAGTACTATGGCTTTTATTTCAGAATTAAGCAGAAGCTTGAACAGCATTGGGGTAAATCTTTAAAGGAAAAGGCCCACAATATTATGCGTTCTAACAGGCGTATGCCTGCTTCTGAGAACCACATCACATCTTTGTCTATCTATATAGACCAAATGGGAAATATCGTTGAAATCATCGTTAGAGGAACAAGTGGTATTTCTGAATTAGATAACTCAGCAATCGAGTCTTTTAATAAAGCCGGTCCATTTCCAAACCCACCTAAAGGGCTTGTAAAAAATGGTGTCGCAAAAATTGATTGGGACTTTGTCGTTAAGAGTTAG
- the gcvH gene encoding glycine cleavage system protein GcvH — protein MSHNVPAELKYTKDHEWAKIEGDIVTVGITDFAQSSLGDIVFVELPEVGSTLEKDGSFGVVESIKSVSDLFSPITGEVLEANEELESTPETCNEDPYGAWIVKVKVSNTEELNELLDAEAYKSHCADQ, from the coding sequence ATGTCACACAATGTACCTGCAGAATTAAAATATACAAAAGACCATGAGTGGGCAAAGATCGAAGGAGATATCGTAACAGTAGGTATCACTGATTTCGCACAATCATCTTTAGGAGATATCGTTTTCGTTGAACTTCCAGAAGTAGGATCAACACTTGAAAAAGACGGTAGCTTCGGTGTCGTAGAATCAATTAAATCAGTAAGTGATCTCTTCTCACCAATCACAGGTGAAGTTCTTGAAGCTAACGAAGAACTAGAGTCGACACCAGAGACTTGTAATGAAGATCCTTATGGTGCCTGGATTGTTAAAGTAAAAGTATCTAATACAGAAGAACTTAATGAACTTCTCGATGCTGAAGCTTACAAATCACACTGCGCAGATCAATAA
- the gcvT gene encoding glycine cleavage system aminomethyltransferase GcvT: MSLMKTSLHQKHIDLGAKMAPFAGFDMPLQYSSVKEESQAVRSNCGIFDVSHMGEFLVEGEDAEKFLDYMVTNDFSGAGENKAVYSPLCREDGTVIDDLIAYKLAPKKVLICVNAANIEKDWAWFEKHVSNFNCTLTNQSDEYSLIAVQGPKTEEIFKTLELLSTEEFPYYSVKESSFNGETVLLARTGYTGEDGFEVFCSHDTAALLWDKLIACGALPCGLAARDVLRLEVCYPLYGHEITDEVTPLDAALKWTVKLNKEDFIGKNALADYKPRFRLAKLSLDKGIPREGYEVLNADSDVIGKVVSGTMSVALGKGIALCHIEADKFPENKEFKIRVRKNEFEANYHTKSFINGGHK, translated from the coding sequence ATGTCCTTAATGAAAACGTCTCTTCATCAAAAACATATTGATTTAGGTGCGAAGATGGCCCCGTTTGCTGGCTTCGATATGCCTCTTCAATATTCTTCAGTTAAGGAAGAATCGCAAGCTGTTCGTTCGAACTGTGGGATTTTTGATGTAAGTCACATGGGTGAATTTTTAGTAGAAGGTGAAGACGCTGAGAAGTTTCTTGATTACATGGTAACAAATGATTTTTCTGGAGCAGGAGAAAACAAGGCCGTTTATTCTCCACTATGCCGTGAAGACGGGACTGTTATCGACGATCTTATTGCCTACAAACTCGCACCAAAGAAAGTTCTTATCTGCGTAAATGCAGCGAATATTGAAAAAGACTGGGCGTGGTTTGAAAAGCATGTTTCTAATTTCAACTGTACACTGACAAATCAATCAGATGAATATTCTCTCATTGCCGTACAAGGCCCTAAAACAGAAGAGATCTTCAAAACGCTAGAACTTTTATCAACAGAGGAATTCCCATACTACTCAGTAAAGGAATCTTCTTTTAATGGTGAAACTGTCCTGCTCGCAAGAACAGGCTACACTGGCGAAGATGGTTTTGAAGTATTCTGCTCGCATGATACTGCAGCACTTCTTTGGGATAAGTTAATTGCATGTGGAGCGCTACCATGCGGACTAGCCGCTAGAGATGTTTTAAGACTTGAAGTTTGTTATCCACTATACGGGCATGAAATCACTGATGAAGTTACACCATTAGATGCTGCTTTAAAGTGGACAGTTAAACTTAACAAAGAAGACTTCATTGGAAAGAATGCATTAGCAGATTATAAGCCGCGCTTTAGACTGGCGAAACTATCGCTCGACAAAGGTATTCCTAGAGAAGGTTACGAAGTTCTCAATGCTGACAGTGATGTAATTGGTAAAGTTGTCTCAGGAACTATGTCAGTAGCACTTGGAAAAGGAATTGCCCTTTGCCACATCGAAGCTGATAAATTTCCAGAGAATAAAGAATTTAAAATTAGAGTTAGAAAAAACGAGTTTGAAGCAAATTATCATACAAAATCTTTTATTAACGGAGGACACAAGTAA